The Achromobacter deleyi region AATTCCGTTCTTGTAGTCGAATTACGGGCTAGAACCGATTCACACCAATTTCGGTGAGAACAGGCCTCAATTCACCCGAAAAGTGTAATGGATCAAGCGCATTTCACAAACCTGAAAGGGGCATGGACGTTGGCTGGCGGGCACATTCCGCGTCTCCGGGCCGCGCGGCGCAAACGACAAGGGCACCCGAAGGTGCCCATGCCAGCCTGTTCCGCGTGAGCGGGCGGCGTTGCACGCCACCCGCGACACGACACTCAGGCTTCGGCCAGCGCGATGCGCAGCATGCGGCGCAGCGGCTCGGCGGCGCCCCACAGCAGTTGGTCGCCCACCGTGAAGGCGCCCAGGTACTGCGAGCCCATCGACAGCTTGCGCAGGCGGCCCACCGGGATATCCAGGGTGCCGGTGACGGCAACCGGGGTCAATGCGGCGACGGTGGCTTCCTTGGTGTTGGGAACGACCTTGGCCCATTGCGTGCCCTGCGCGATCAGCGATTCGATCTCATCGATCGGCAGGTCGCGCTTTAGCTTGATGGTCAGCGCCTGGCTATGGCAACGCATTGCGCCGATGCGCACGCACAGCCCGTCGATCGGGGTGGCGGGCGTGCCGAAGGCGGCGCCGCGGCCCAGGATCTTGTTGGTCTCGACTTCGCCCTTCCACTCTTCCTTGGACATCCCGTCGCCCAGGTCCTTGTCGATCCAGGGAATCAGGTTGCCGCCCAGCGGCACGCCAAAGTGTTCGTGGGGCAGCGCCGGATCCTGTTGCTTGGCCAGCACGCCGCGGTCGATTTCCAGAATGGCCGACGCGGGGTCGTCCAGCAGGGGCTTGACAGACTGGTTGATCTCGCCGAACTGGGTCAGCAGTTCGCGCATGTGCTGCGCGCCGCCGCCGGACGCCGCCTGGTAAGTCATGGAGGTCATCCATTCCACCAGGTCATTGTTGAACAGGCCGGCCAGACCCATCAGCATGCAGCTGACGGTGCAGTTGCCGCCGATGAAGTTGCGCACGCCGCGCTTGAGCGCCGCGTCGATCACCGGGCGGTTGACCGGGTCCAGCACGATGATGGCGTCATCAGCCATGCGCAGGGTGCTGGCCGCATCGATCCAGATGCCGTTCCAGCCAGCGCCGCGCAGCTTCGGGTAGACCTCGGACGTGTAGTCCCCGCCTTGTGCCGTAAGAATGATCGGCAGTTTTTTCAGAGCATCAATGTTGTAGGCGTCTTGCAGCGGACCTGCGCCATTTGCCCACGTGGGCGCGGCGCCGCCAGCGTTGCTGGTGGAGAAAAACACCGGTTCGATCAGTGCGAAGTCGTTCTCGTCGCGCATGCGTTGCATGAGCACCGAGCCGACCATACCGCGCCAGCCGACAAGGCCTACTGCTTGATTCATTTCAATCGCTCTTTAAAGGTGGAGACAAGGTCCGGGAGGGGAAAATCACGTGCAATTCAACAATTTATCAGAATGCACGGGGGGATGTTGCGACGCAGCTAGAAAAAAATGGGGCCGCAATATGACAAGAAACGCTTTCGCTGCGCATCGGCAACACAAAAAGCAGGGCCTCCCGGCGGGCGGCCCCGGATATTGAGGGGGCCGCGCCGCAAGGGCGCGCCCCTTGCCCAGGATCAGGCCAGGGCTTTAAGGACTGCGTCGCCCATGCCTGCCGTGCTGACCTTCGTCGTACCCGGCTCGAAGATGTCGGCGGTACGCAGGCCGCTGGCAAGCACGCCGCGCACAGCGGCTTCGATGCGGTCGGCCTGCGGCGCCAGGTTCAACGAATAGCGCAGCAGCATGGCCGCCGAGAGGATGGTCGCCAGGGGATTGGCGATGCCCTGGCCAGCGATGTCGGGCGCCGAGCCGTGGCTGGGCTCGTACAGGCCCTGGCCGCCGGCATTCAGCGACGCCGACGGCAGCATGCCGATCGAACCAGTCAGCATGGCGGCTTCGTCAGACAGGATGTCGCCGAACAGGTTGCCGGTCACGATGACGTCGAACTGGCGCGGATTGCGCACCAGCTGCATGGCGGCATTGTCGACATACATGTGCGACAGTTCCACGTCGGGATACTCGCGCGCCACTTCAATGACGATGTCGCGCCAGAACTGGGACGTCTCCAGCACATTGGCCTTGTCCACGCTGCACAGCTTCTTGTTGCGCTTGCGGGCCGATTCGAAGCCGATGCGCGCGATGCGGCGCACTTCGGATTCGGCGTAGCGCATGGTGTCGTAGCCCTCGCGCTCGCCGGCGAAGGC contains the following coding sequences:
- the asd gene encoding aspartate-semialdehyde dehydrogenase, whose protein sequence is MNQAVGLVGWRGMVGSVLMQRMRDENDFALIEPVFFSTSNAGGAAPTWANGAGPLQDAYNIDALKKLPIILTAQGGDYTSEVYPKLRGAGWNGIWIDAASTLRMADDAIIVLDPVNRPVIDAALKRGVRNFIGGNCTVSCMLMGLAGLFNNDLVEWMTSMTYQAASGGGAQHMRELLTQFGEINQSVKPLLDDPASAILEIDRGVLAKQQDPALPHEHFGVPLGGNLIPWIDKDLGDGMSKEEWKGEVETNKILGRGAAFGTPATPIDGLCVRIGAMRCHSQALTIKLKRDLPIDEIESLIAQGTQWAKVVPNTKEATVAALTPVAVTGTLDIPVGRLRKLSMGSQYLGAFTVGDQLLWGAAEPLRRMLRIALAEA
- the leuB gene encoding 3-isopropylmalate dehydrogenase encodes the protein MTHNIAVLPGDGIGPEIVEQAVRVLKALDVSFDIKQAPVGGAAFDQFEHPLPPATLNLAKESDAVLFGAVGDWKYDSLPREFRPEQAILGLRKALGLFANLRPAILYPELASASSLKPEIVSGLDILIIRELTGDIYFGTPRGVRSSPDGAFAGEREGYDTMRYAESEVRRIARIGFESARKRNKKLCSVDKANVLETSQFWRDIVIEVAREYPDVELSHMYVDNAAMQLVRNPRQFDVIVTGNLFGDILSDEAAMLTGSIGMLPSASLNAGGQGLYEPSHGSAPDIAGQGIANPLATILSAAMLLRYSLNLAPQADRIEAAVRGVLASGLRTADIFEPGTTKVSTAGMGDAVLKALA